A portion of the Paenibacillus hamazuiensis genome contains these proteins:
- a CDS encoding putative glycoside hydrolase has translation MDLLLASLLMIWGGISADHPDMTFEQLAQAAVDSGKPAIVQAADPNAPKPDRLTPVNKTDPQKDAPKIKGVYATAHSAGGARLNTLVKLMDDTELNAMVIDIKDDWGYITYKTGNPELEAMETTQKIIPDMPKLMDTLKEHEIYPIARIVVFKDTVLAKKRPDLSYLNPDGSLWSNGKKDSFVNPYKKEVWDYNIAVAKEAVKAGFKEIQFDYVRFPEGFETRADSLQYFKDERTRIEAVAEFVKYAREQLSPLGVRVSVDIFGYAASVPAAEGIGQDFDKISQNVDVICPMIYPSHYTTGWFGAKVPDAAPYQTIDGAMKDTHKKLETIGSLKPIIRPWIQDFTATWVPGHISYGKHEVEEQIKALKDNGVDEFLLWNAGNSYTAGVEYK, from the coding sequence ATGGACTTATTGCTTGCATCTTTGCTAATGATTTGGGGCGGCATTTCCGCGGATCACCCGGATATGACGTTCGAACAGCTCGCCCAGGCCGCCGTCGATTCGGGCAAACCCGCAATCGTTCAAGCGGCGGATCCGAACGCGCCGAAGCCGGATCGATTGACTCCCGTAAACAAAACGGATCCGCAGAAGGATGCGCCCAAAATCAAAGGCGTCTATGCGACAGCCCACAGCGCCGGAGGCGCAAGGCTGAATACGCTCGTCAAGCTGATGGACGATACGGAGCTGAATGCGATGGTCATCGACATCAAGGACGATTGGGGGTATATTACTTACAAAACCGGCAATCCGGAGCTTGAAGCCATGGAGACAACCCAGAAAATCATCCCCGATATGCCGAAGCTGATGGATACGTTAAAGGAGCATGAAATTTATCCGATCGCCCGGATTGTCGTGTTCAAAGATACGGTGCTGGCCAAAAAAAGGCCGGATTTGTCTTATCTGAACCCGGACGGTTCGCTCTGGAGCAACGGAAAAAAGGACAGCTTCGTCAACCCGTACAAAAAAGAAGTATGGGACTACAACATCGCCGTCGCCAAAGAAGCGGTCAAAGCCGGCTTTAAAGAAATTCAGTTCGATTATGTCCGGTTCCCGGAAGGATTCGAAACCCGCGCCGACTCGCTGCAGTACTTCAAAGACGAACGTACCCGCATCGAAGCGGTCGCCGAATTCGTCAAGTATGCCCGCGAACAGCTAAGCCCGCTCGGTGTACGCGTATCGGTGGACATTTTCGGTTATGCCGCCTCGGTTCCCGCCGCCGAAGGGATCGGCCAGGATTTCGATAAAATATCGCAAAACGTCGACGTGATTTGCCCGATGATTTATCCAAGCCATTACACGACAGGATGGTTCGGGGCCAAAGTGCCCGATGCGGCGCCTTACCAAACGATTGACGGTGCGATGAAAGATACGCACAAGAAGCTGGAGACGATCGGATCGCTCAAGCCGATCATCCGGCCGTGGATTCAGGATTTTACCGCCACTTGGGTGCCCGGCCATATTTCGTACGGCAAACATGAAGTCGAAGAGCAGATCAAAGCGTTGAAGGATAACGGGGTTGACGAGTTTTTGCTGTGGAACGCCGGCAACTCGTATACGGCGGGGGTTGAGTATAAGTAA
- a CDS encoding MFS transporter has protein sequence MNKQLLLLRGLNLLYYATSAVLTPFLPIYFEGKGYSTSQIGLLMMFGPFIAIFAQPLWGYLSDRYRTLKTIIFALWALSLLSSAGVFLTNGFSSAFLFMLLLYFFLLPAVPLLDSITIKSSLEAGVSYGSVRMFGSIGFTIVAVSSGYILVRMGGVQNIPYLYWGIWLLPLVLVLFLKDEKGGGPRLTFRALGSVLRNGPFLWFLFMVFVLMVPHRMNDGLAALYLKDLGATDTMLGTAWALASLSEIPTFALLGRYMHRFHELAMLGIVGLIYTVRWLLYYSVQDPLVVMLLQASHMVTFAVFWLVAVQYAVRMVPEELRSTGQSILSAVFLGLAGVTGGTLGGMIKDHWGGEHMYSAGAAMALLAAVMFFATHAYQRNKKTIRTG, from the coding sequence ATGAATAAACAACTGCTGTTATTGCGCGGCCTGAACTTGCTCTATTACGCTACAAGTGCGGTGCTGACGCCGTTTTTGCCGATTTATTTCGAAGGAAAAGGGTATTCGACTTCACAGATCGGCCTGCTTATGATGTTCGGTCCGTTTATCGCGATTTTCGCCCAGCCGCTTTGGGGGTATTTGAGCGATCGCTACAGAACGCTGAAGACGATCATATTCGCTTTGTGGGCGCTCAGTTTGCTCTCCAGTGCAGGCGTTTTTTTAACGAACGGTTTTTCGTCCGCCTTTCTGTTCATGCTGCTGCTGTATTTCTTTCTTCTGCCGGCGGTGCCGCTGCTGGACAGCATCACGATCAAGTCCTCCCTGGAAGCAGGTGTATCGTACGGTTCGGTGCGCATGTTCGGGTCGATCGGCTTTACGATTGTCGCCGTCAGCTCGGGTTACATCCTGGTGCGGATGGGCGGCGTGCAAAACATCCCCTATCTGTACTGGGGTATCTGGCTCCTGCCGCTTGTGCTGGTGCTGTTTTTGAAGGATGAAAAAGGGGGAGGACCACGCCTGACGTTCAGGGCGCTTGGGAGCGTACTGCGAAACGGCCCGTTCCTCTGGTTTCTGTTCATGGTGTTCGTGCTGATGGTGCCGCACCGGATGAACGACGGGCTCGCGGCGCTTTACCTGAAGGACCTCGGCGCAACCGACACGATGCTCGGCACGGCCTGGGCGCTTGCTTCGCTCAGCGAGATTCCGACGTTCGCCTTGCTCGGACGGTATATGCATCGCTTTCACGAGCTGGCGATGCTGGGCATCGTCGGGCTTATTTACACGGTACGCTGGCTGCTCTATTACTCGGTGCAGGACCCGCTTGTCGTGATGCTGCTTCAGGCGTCGCACATGGTCACGTTCGCCGTATTTTGGCTCGTCGCCGTCCAGTACGCGGTGCGGATGGTGCCGGAGGAGCTGCGTTCAACCGGTCAATCGATACTATCCGCCGTTTTCCTCGGCCTCGCCGGCGTGACCGGGGGAACGTTGGGCGGAATGATCAAAGATCACTGGGGCGGCGAGCATATGTATTCGGCGGGAGCGGCGATGGCGCTGCTTGCGGCCGTCATGTTTTTCGCCACGCATGCTTACCAGCGCAATAAAAAAACCATTCGCACCGGTTGA
- the tatA gene encoding twin-arginine translocase TatA/TatE family subunit, with amino-acid sequence MNMGALSPWHIILIALVALLLFGPNKLPELGRGFGKMFREFKDATSGNGGSSDDAPPRKEVGPSASEAHKDAVAGDSAPNAPKH; translated from the coding sequence ATGAACATGGGTGCGCTGTCTCCATGGCATATCATATTGATCGCGCTTGTCGCTCTGCTCTTGTTCGGTCCTAACAAGCTGCCGGAGCTCGGACGCGGATTCGGCAAAATGTTTCGCGAGTTCAAAGATGCGACCAGCGGCAACGGAGGTTCGTCCGACGATGCTCCCCCCCGCAAGGAAGTCGGGCCTTCCGCTTCCGAAGCGCACAAGGATGCCGTCGCCGGCGACTCCGCGCCGAATGCCCCGAAGCATTAA
- a CDS encoding YitT family protein, giving the protein MLGGLLIIAAGSLFVAAGFNLFLVPHQLLSGGISGISMIIGYLTGWNIGFLLLLSNVPIMIWGLWAIGRKFVVLSTVSVILTSWFLQFIPAFRFIQDPILTAVAGGVMIGIGTGISMRAGGSTGGFDVVGSILTRDRDFPLGTLLFGLNGLVILALGYFKRDWDLALGSMLSIYMTGKVIDTIHTRHLKVTVFIITKQKQLLLDRLLLIQRGVTAIQSEGAYTQQQQDMLMTVTTRYELAELKSIVRRTDPHAFVNIVETVGVMGRFRRDKTK; this is encoded by the coding sequence ATGCTCGGCGGACTTCTCATTATCGCCGCAGGCTCATTGTTCGTAGCTGCCGGCTTCAACCTGTTTTTGGTCCCTCATCAGCTGCTCAGCGGCGGCATATCCGGCATCTCGATGATCATCGGATATTTGACCGGATGGAACATCGGTTTTTTGCTTCTGCTTAGCAACGTGCCTATCATGATTTGGGGATTATGGGCGATCGGACGCAAATTTGTCGTATTAAGTACGGTTTCGGTCATTTTAACATCTTGGTTTTTGCAGTTCATTCCTGCGTTCCGCTTCATTCAGGATCCGATCCTTACCGCCGTCGCCGGCGGTGTGATGATCGGCATCGGCACCGGCATCTCGATGCGCGCCGGCGGCTCGACGGGAGGCTTCGACGTCGTCGGCTCGATTTTGACGAGGGACCGCGATTTTCCTCTCGGCACGTTATTGTTCGGCCTGAACGGCCTGGTTATCCTGGCCTTGGGATATTTTAAAAGAGATTGGGATTTGGCGCTCGGATCGATGCTGTCGATATATATGACGGGCAAAGTGATCGATACGATCCACACGAGGCATTTGAAGGTGACGGTGTTCATCATTACCAAACAAAAGCAGCTGCTGCTGGACCGGCTCCTGCTCATTCAACGCGGGGTTACCGCCATCCAATCCGAAGGGGCATATACGCAGCAGCAGCAAGACATGCTGATGACCGTCACAACCCGCTACGAGCTGGCGGAGCTGAAATCCATCGTGCGCCGCACCGACCCCCATGCCTTCGTCAATATCGTGGAAACGGTCGGGGTGATGGGACGTTTTCGACGGGATAAGACCAAATAA
- a CDS encoding DUF4247 domain-containing protein: MKKWTSWIIYLLVFALMAGCADAGSYIKDNYPLVSVDGKGKNTAKVYVAEGKDVPTTAKEIAAEDKPQEISKESADQMFLVYQDKIINIRKDPNNESDSLVEVDTVEYAKEHYDSSFLQGYITATLLQSLFGGGWFNSRGSSDYRGYTPPPTYTQRPQTPPAASKQGTTPPTTSDRKGSFGGGTAGGGTSTTPSGSVRRNDGSTPTYKKPTTGSSKPSTGSRSGSFTKRK; this comes from the coding sequence TTGAAGAAATGGACATCATGGATCATATATCTCCTTGTTTTCGCATTAATGGCAGGCTGCGCGGACGCAGGGTCTTATATTAAGGACAACTACCCGCTTGTCAGCGTCGACGGCAAAGGGAAAAACACGGCGAAAGTGTACGTGGCCGAAGGCAAAGACGTGCCTACGACGGCCAAGGAAATTGCCGCCGAAGACAAACCGCAGGAGATCAGCAAGGAATCTGCGGACCAGATGTTTCTCGTTTACCAGGATAAAATCATCAATATTCGCAAAGACCCGAATAACGAAAGCGATTCGCTCGTCGAAGTGGATACGGTCGAGTATGCGAAAGAGCATTACGACTCTTCGTTCCTTCAGGGGTACATTACGGCAACTCTGCTGCAATCGCTGTTCGGCGGCGGGTGGTTCAACAGCCGCGGTTCGAGCGATTACAGAGGGTACACCCCGCCGCCGACTTATACGCAGCGGCCGCAAACGCCTCCCGCCGCGAGCAAGCAGGGTACGACACCTCCGACGACATCGGACCGCAAGGGCAGCTTCGGCGGCGGGACGGCCGGAGGCGGCACAAGCACAACGCCTTCGGGCAGCGTGCGGCGCAACGACGGATCAACGCCTACTTATAAGAAACCGACTACCGGCTCCAGCAAACCAAGCACCGGTTCAAGATCCGGCTCGTTTACGAAAAGAAAATAA
- a CDS encoding DUF4178 domain-containing protein, whose translation MSIFKRVSDIWKSNKAEPPAREANPFEETAVGDIVNVDLEEYVVSGKAVYFDRGFAPHRFAYYLRNGKHISCLLIEKGRTYECFLCEFVEGSLDDPNDVPTRLDVGGEMTYELEHYRTDMVRSEGNTDFRSNDEVMVWRYFGAEDKYFFLQWQDGKYVAMEATRTPAGLIKFMKSAK comes from the coding sequence ATGTCCATTTTTAAAAGAGTCAGCGATATTTGGAAAAGCAACAAAGCCGAGCCGCCGGCAAGAGAGGCGAATCCGTTCGAGGAAACGGCCGTCGGGGATATTGTCAACGTCGATCTTGAGGAATATGTCGTTTCCGGAAAGGCGGTCTACTTTGACCGGGGCTTCGCTCCCCACCGGTTTGCTTATTATCTAAGAAACGGGAAGCATATTTCATGTCTTCTCATTGAAAAAGGACGGACGTACGAATGTTTTCTGTGCGAATTTGTCGAAGGGTCGCTGGACGATCCGAACGATGTTCCAACCAGACTCGACGTCGGCGGCGAGATGACATACGAACTGGAGCATTACCGTACGGATATGGTCCGCTCAGAAGGGAACACCGATTTCCGCAGCAATGACGAGGTTATGGTATGGAGATATTTTGGAGCGGAGGACAAATATTTCTTTCTGCAATGGCAGGACGGCAAATATGTAGCCATGGAAGCGACCCGGACGCCGGCGGGCCTGATTAAATTCATGAAATCGGCCAAATAG
- a CDS encoding DEAD/DEAH box helicase — protein MKTFSEFGLEPKVLRAITEMGFEESTPIQEKAIPIAMEGRDLIGQAQTGTGKTAAFGIPLVNRIDVKEERIVALIMCPTRELAIQVAEEIEKLGRFKGIRSLAIYGGQDIVKQIRALRKKPQIIIGTPGRLLDHINRKTIKLDDVKNVILDEADEMLDMGFLEDIQSILKLCPTDRQTMLFSATMPANIRKLADQFLSNPEHVSVIPKQISAPLIDQAYIEVHERQKFETLCRLLDMESPDLAIIFGRTKRRVDELAEALQKRGYSAEGLHGDLSQNQRDNVMRKFRDGSIDVLVATDVAARGLDVSGVSHVINFDLPQDPESYVHRIGRTGRAGKEGTAWTFVSPREIDHLYFIEKITRHKIARKPMPSLAEAIEGKQKITAERVLDIVQKDEHNEYKGIAIQLLEQYDSVHLLAAAFKLLTGGDKKEVEVELTPEEPLRAKKRRFDVRSSGRKMSGGYGSQGQGQRRGGGYGDRDRGGSGGSRYPRKDGREYGSRDNRSGGDREYKSRPRNSEGRNFSRSEERDDHLVRS, from the coding sequence TTGAAAACATTTAGTGAATTTGGCCTCGAGCCGAAAGTATTGCGCGCCATTACGGAAATGGGCTTTGAAGAATCGACACCGATTCAGGAAAAAGCGATTCCGATCGCCATGGAAGGGCGCGATCTGATCGGTCAGGCGCAAACCGGTACGGGCAAAACAGCCGCATTCGGCATCCCGCTGGTGAACAGAATCGACGTTAAAGAAGAACGCATTGTTGCACTCATTATGTGTCCGACACGCGAGCTCGCCATTCAGGTAGCCGAAGAAATCGAAAAGCTTGGCCGTTTTAAAGGCATCCGCTCGCTTGCGATTTACGGCGGACAAGACATCGTAAAGCAAATCCGCGCACTGCGCAAAAAGCCGCAAATCATTATCGGCACGCCGGGCCGCTTGCTCGATCATATAAACCGCAAAACGATCAAACTCGACGACGTGAAGAACGTTATTTTGGATGAAGCCGACGAAATGCTCGACATGGGCTTTCTGGAAGATATCCAGTCGATCCTCAAGCTTTGCCCGACCGATCGCCAAACGATGCTGTTCTCGGCAACAATGCCTGCGAACATCCGCAAGCTGGCCGACCAGTTTTTGAGCAATCCCGAGCATGTGTCCGTTATTCCGAAGCAAATCAGCGCTCCGCTGATCGATCAAGCTTATATCGAAGTTCATGAAAGACAAAAGTTCGAGACGCTCTGCCGTCTGCTGGATATGGAATCTCCGGATCTTGCGATTATCTTCGGCCGCACGAAGCGCCGGGTTGACGAGCTCGCCGAAGCGCTGCAAAAGCGCGGATACTCCGCGGAAGGACTTCATGGCGACTTGTCGCAAAACCAACGCGATAACGTAATGCGCAAATTCCGCGACGGCAGCATCGATGTGCTCGTTGCTACCGACGTAGCGGCAAGAGGTCTTGACGTTTCGGGCGTATCCCACGTAATCAATTTCGACCTGCCGCAGGATCCCGAAAGTTATGTGCACCGAATCGGCCGTACGGGCCGGGCGGGCAAAGAAGGGACAGCTTGGACGTTCGTTTCGCCGAGAGAGATCGACCATCTGTACTTCATCGAGAAAATTACGCGCCATAAAATTGCCCGCAAGCCGATGCCAAGCCTTGCCGAAGCGATCGAAGGCAAGCAAAAGATTACGGCAGAGCGCGTGCTGGACATCGTGCAAAAAGACGAGCATAACGAATATAAAGGCATTGCGATCCAATTGCTGGAACAATACGATTCGGTTCACCTGCTGGCAGCCGCATTCAAACTGCTGACCGGCGGCGACAAAAAAGAGGTCGAGGTGGAACTGACTCCGGAAGAACCGCTTCGCGCGAAGAAACGCCGCTTCGACGTACGCAGCTCCGGCCGCAAAATGTCCGGTGGCTACGGCTCCCAAGGCCAGGGACAACGCCGAGGCGGCGGCTATGGAGACCGCGATCGCGGCGGCTCCGGCGGTTCCCGCTACCCTCGCAAGGACGGCCGCGAATACGGCAGCCGCGATAACCGCAGCGGAGGGGATCGCGAATACAAATCCCGCCCGAGAAACTCCGAAGGCCGGAATTTCTCCCGCTCGGAAGAACGCGACGACCATCTCGTCCGCAGCTAA
- a CDS encoding sporulation protein YjcZ, protein MSCFGTGGFGFGFTTIGVVLVLYILLVIVLRAFVI, encoded by the coding sequence ATGTCTTGCTTCGGTACTGGCGGTTTCGGTTTCGGTTTCACCACCATCGGCGTAGTTCTCGTTCTCTATATTTTGTTGGTAATCGTTCTCCGGGCTTTCGTCATATAA
- a CDS encoding YesL family protein, whose translation MEFKGVMGGFYRISEWIMRLSVINVLWVICSIPVFLLMLVMLQAQDVNQFLSTLMLAAIVSPFTLFPATTAMFGVARKWLTGEEDAPLFKTFFRTYKENYVQSMLGGIIYVLIGAVLYTNFKFYGTQSSSLGILKFLVLSLTVVLTVSLFHFFSIIVHLHMKLLQIIKNSVLISIGNPIRSIFILVANGAILYFSFFQFTFLIPFFMGSLIAVVSFWNFHFIFVKIQEKQQKWAEEEAEASQQDSEDESGASEDQAALREANNPDAAGKPNEKEDPRP comes from the coding sequence TTGGAGTTTAAAGGCGTCATGGGAGGGTTTTACCGTATATCCGAGTGGATTATGCGGCTTTCTGTCATCAATGTGTTATGGGTTATTTGTTCGATTCCTGTATTTTTGCTGATGCTTGTCATGCTTCAGGCTCAGGACGTCAATCAGTTTTTGTCGACACTGATGCTTGCGGCCATCGTCTCGCCGTTTACCCTGTTTCCGGCGACGACCGCGATGTTCGGCGTTGCCCGCAAATGGCTGACCGGGGAAGAGGACGCTCCGCTGTTCAAGACGTTTTTCCGTACGTATAAGGAAAATTATGTCCAAAGCATGCTGGGAGGCATCATTTATGTGCTGATCGGCGCCGTTTTATATACGAACTTCAAATTTTACGGTACGCAGTCGTCATCGCTCGGTATTTTGAAATTTCTGGTTCTTTCTTTAACCGTAGTGCTGACCGTCTCGCTGTTTCATTTCTTTTCGATCATCGTTCATTTGCATATGAAGCTTCTGCAAATCATTAAAAACTCGGTGCTGATTTCGATCGGCAATCCGATCCGGTCGATATTTATTTTGGTCGCCAACGGGGCCATCCTATATTTCAGCTTTTTTCAATTTACGTTTCTGATCCCGTTTTTCATGGGTTCGCTGATCGCCGTCGTCTCCTTCTGGAACTTTCATTTCATTTTCGTAAAAATTCAGGAAAAACAGCAGAAATGGGCGGAGGAAGAGGCTGAGGCGAGCCAGCAGGATTCGGAGGATGAAAGCGGTGCATCCGAAGACCAAGCGGCCTTGCGCGAAGCAAATAACCCGGATGCTGCCGGGAAACCGAATGAAAAAGAAGATCCGCGGCCATAA
- the fsa gene encoding fructose-6-phosphate aldolase — translation MKLFIDTANVEEIRKAFEMGVISGITTNPSLIAKEGRDFFETIREIVSIVGNIPISAEVVSLKADEMVEQGKKLAELGDSVVIKVPMTEDGLKATKQFTEMGIKTNVTLIFSSPQALLAARAGATYVSPFIGRLDDINMIGMNLIKEISDIFSIHNIQSEIISASVRHSSHVIEAALAGAHIATVPFKVIQGMVKHPLTDSGIERFLADWNSANQKQF, via the coding sequence ATGAAACTGTTTATCGACACAGCTAACGTGGAAGAAATTCGAAAAGCGTTTGAAATGGGCGTCATCTCGGGCATTACGACGAACCCGTCGCTCATTGCCAAAGAAGGCCGTGATTTTTTTGAGACGATCCGCGAGATTGTGTCCATCGTCGGCAACATCCCGATCAGCGCCGAAGTCGTCAGCCTGAAGGCGGACGAGATGGTCGAACAGGGCAAAAAGCTCGCCGAACTGGGCGACAGCGTCGTCATCAAGGTGCCGATGACCGAGGATGGGCTGAAAGCGACGAAGCAGTTTACCGAGATGGGCATCAAAACGAACGTGACGCTCATCTTCAGTTCCCCACAGGCGTTGCTCGCAGCCAGAGCCGGTGCGACCTACGTTTCGCCGTTCATTGGCCGTTTGGACGACATCAACATGATCGGCATGAACCTGATTAAAGAAATCAGCGACATTTTCAGCATACATAATATTCAGTCGGAAATCATTTCGGCCAGCGTGCGCCACTCGTCGCACGTCATCGAGGCGGCGCTCGCAGGTGCGCATATTGCGACGGTGCCGTTCAAGGTCATTCAAGGCATGGTCAAGCATCCACTGACCGATTCCGGCATCGAGCGGTTCCTGGCGGATTGGAACTCCGCAAATCAGAAGCAGTTTTAA
- the xylB gene encoding xylulokinase, with amino-acid sequence MTYFLGIDLGTSAVKCILVDQEGKVKAAHSVEYPLLQPQPGWAEQHPEDWWNGTAGCIAELLRHAGVSGAEVKGIGLSGQMHGSVFLDRSLQVVRPALLWCDQRTAAECEWIEAAVGKERLGELTGNKALTGFTAPKVIWLRNHEPERYAQVAHLMLPKDYVRLKLTGAFGMDMADASGTLLLDVAGRRWSTEVVERLGIPMEWLPPLYESNEIAGRLLPEAAALTGLAAGTPVVAGGGDQACGAVGVGVVRQGVASVALGTSGVVFVHDDSYQPEPECRLHAFCHGVPGKWHRMGVMLAAGGSFQWWRNHFAGEEMEKARQEGRDVYEYLTALAETAPLGSEGLLFLPYLSGERTPHPDPKARGGFIGLSLRHDKAHLTRAVLEGITFGLRDSLELVKASGAPITELRVNGGGARSPFWRQMIADIFGYPVVTVNSTDGPAYGAAVMAASGVLGRSIEELCERWIAVESRVEPDPARQAQYEKIYAVYRSLYGTLKDTFHQLTDLVQEQA; translated from the coding sequence GTGACTTATTTTTTAGGCATTGATTTGGGCACGTCCGCGGTGAAATGTATTTTAGTGGATCAGGAAGGAAAAGTCAAAGCCGCGCACAGCGTGGAGTATCCGCTGCTGCAGCCGCAGCCGGGCTGGGCCGAGCAGCATCCGGAGGATTGGTGGAACGGCACGGCCGGCTGCATTGCGGAACTGCTTCGGCATGCAGGCGTCTCAGGCGCTGAAGTAAAGGGCATCGGGCTATCCGGGCAAATGCACGGCTCTGTGTTTCTGGACCGCTCGCTGCAGGTCGTCCGCCCTGCTCTGCTCTGGTGCGACCAGCGTACCGCTGCGGAATGCGAATGGATCGAAGCGGCCGTCGGCAAGGAGCGCCTCGGCGAGCTGACCGGCAACAAGGCGCTGACCGGGTTTACCGCACCGAAGGTGATTTGGCTTCGCAATCACGAACCCGAGCGCTACGCGCAGGTGGCGCACCTGATGCTGCCGAAGGATTACGTCCGGCTGAAGCTGACCGGCGCCTTCGGCATGGACATGGCTGATGCGAGCGGCACGCTGCTGCTCGACGTTGCCGGCCGTCGCTGGTCGACCGAAGTCGTGGAGCGGCTCGGCATTCCGATGGAGTGGCTGCCTCCACTCTACGAGAGCAACGAGATCGCCGGCCGGCTGCTGCCGGAAGCGGCGGCTTTGACCGGTCTCGCCGCAGGGACGCCGGTGGTCGCCGGTGGCGGCGACCAGGCGTGTGGCGCCGTCGGCGTCGGCGTCGTGAGGCAGGGCGTCGCGTCCGTCGCCCTGGGAACTTCCGGCGTCGTCTTCGTGCACGACGACAGCTACCAGCCGGAGCCGGAATGCCGGCTCCATGCGTTTTGCCATGGCGTGCCGGGCAAATGGCACCGGATGGGCGTCATGCTCGCGGCGGGCGGCTCGTTCCAATGGTGGCGGAACCATTTTGCCGGCGAGGAGATGGAGAAAGCCCGTCAGGAAGGCCGCGACGTTTACGAATATTTGACCGCGCTCGCCGAAACCGCGCCGCTCGGCAGCGAAGGGCTGCTGTTCCTGCCGTATCTGTCCGGCGAACGGACGCCTCATCCCGATCCGAAGGCGCGCGGCGGCTTCATCGGACTGAGCCTGCGCCACGACAAAGCGCATTTGACGCGCGCCGTGCTCGAAGGCATCACCTTCGGGCTGCGCGACTCGCTTGAGCTGGTGAAAGCGTCGGGCGCACCGATCACGGAGCTGCGCGTCAACGGCGGCGGCGCCCGCAGCCCGTTTTGGCGGCAAATGATCGCCGACATCTTCGGCTACCCGGTGGTGACGGTTAACTCCACCGACGGCCCGGCTTACGGCGCCGCGGTGATGGCCGCCTCCGGCGTGCTCGGCCGCAGCATCGAGGAGCTGTGCGAGCGATGGATCGCGGTCGAAAGCCGCGTCGAACCGGATCCGGCAAGGCAGGCACAGTACGAGAAGATCTACGCGGTATACCGCAGTCTGTACGGCACGCTCAAAGATACGTTCCATCAGCTCACCGATCTCGTGCAGGAGCAGGCGTGA
- a CDS encoding DUF2905 domain-containing protein, whose protein sequence is MNSVSKILIVGGAILIIAGLLWQVVGRYLPLGRLPGDIVVEKENVKFYFPVVTCILVSVVLSLIGYLFRLFK, encoded by the coding sequence ATGAATTCCGTTTCCAAGATATTAATCGTGGGCGGGGCTATACTAATCATTGCCGGACTGCTTTGGCAGGTGGTCGGCCGTTACCTGCCGCTCGGACGTTTGCCGGGAGATATCGTGGTGGAGAAAGAAAACGTCAAGTTTTATTTTCCCGTCGTCACGTGTATTCTCGTCAGCGTGGTGCTCTCGCTGATCGGCTATTTATTCCGGCTGTTCAAGTAA
- a CDS encoding DUF1499 domain-containing protein has protein sequence MLKRILIGLIRSHETTGEKAKDPALKTRNYKLSRDQVWDEVVSTFKKMRGYKLLHEVKNVGEIVLEKRTITGRTQDITVTIISVNPVKTAVDIYSASRGSLGDLGSNYRTILEIYNQLDKKLAQYKDNN, from the coding sequence TTGCTTAAAAGAATCTTGATCGGCTTGATCCGCAGTCATGAAACGACCGGCGAGAAAGCTAAAGATCCGGCTCTAAAAACCCGCAATTACAAGCTTTCAAGAGACCAGGTTTGGGACGAAGTGGTCAGCACTTTCAAAAAGATGAGGGGTTACAAGCTGCTGCACGAAGTGAAAAACGTCGGGGAAATCGTCCTGGAGAAACGCACGATTACAGGGAGAACGCAGGACATTACCGTCACGATCATCTCCGTCAACCCGGTGAAAACCGCTGTCGACATTTATTCCGCCTCCCGCGGCTCGCTCGGGGATCTCGGTTCCAATTACCGCACGATACTGGAGATTTATAACCAGCTCGACAAAAAGCTCGCCCAATACAAAGATAATAATTAA